Within Raphanus sativus cultivar WK10039 unplaced genomic scaffold, ASM80110v3 Scaffold3841, whole genome shotgun sequence, the genomic segment TGCCAAGCTCCAGACAACGAAAATACATCCTAATCATGACGGATTATTTcaccaagtgggtagaagcgaaGGCGCTCGTCAACATCACCGATAAAGAAGTGCAAAACTTCGTGTGGAAGAACATCATCTGTCGGCATGGTCTTCCCTACGAAATCGTCACCGACAACGGTTCTCAGTTCATCTCAGGAGACTTTCGTGGCTTTTTGGAACGATGGGGGATTCGCTTGAACACATCAACGCCCAGAAATCCACAAAGCAACGGCCAAGCAGAAGCCACCAACAAGACGATCATCGCGGGAATTAAGAAACGCCTCGATCTCAAGAAGGGACACTGGGCGGACGAGCTCGATGGAGTACTCTGCCCGTCGTTTGCACCCTCGACCAGCGGATCGGTAGAAACAGTCGTCGTCACTCCTACCAGCGACCCCTGAAGCTCAGCTTCCTTCTTCTCGGGCACAGACGTAGAACCAAAGCTCTTCCCCCTCAATTGGGCGCGAAGAATCTCACCGTAACTTGGGCACGCTTTCGGAGCCTTCCCCATAAGTGGAAGCTTTAGCCTTTTTCCGGGTCCTACCAAGCACGGAACGTCCATCGACCAATcagctaataaaaaaaaaaaaaagaagagcaaAGACAGTCAGCGTCGGAGACAGAGAAACAGAAATAAAGTAATTGTGTGAAGCAACGGAAACGAACCTCTTGCGATACGTTCGCGCTGGCGATCGACCCTTTGACGATCGAAGCTCGCCCATTCTTGCTCCTCAAGCACCATGACCTTTAGAAGATCGTTCCAGAAATCATCCTGAGGACTGGCGATGTTCGGGTGAGCAACTGCAAAATCAAGAAAGATACAAAGTTAGAACTCATACCGAGACTTCAATATCTCAGTATCAACTTATTACCAATTTTGGGATTCCACAAAACACGAGAGCTTTCGGTTGGAGGAACTTCAAAGGCAGCACCGTTAGCTCTGACATAAAAATACGAGCGTTGCCAAGACTTCGTCCCAGGATGACCAGTCAAGACGTTAACCCCGGTGCGCATCTGCATCGATAGAAAACCGTGCGGTTTCGGTTGTGGCTGCGTCAACTCTTCGAAAATACGGACAGACATCGACACATCGATCTCTGCAGCCATTACCATCAGTGCGACAGCGATCCTCACGATCCCAACCATCAGCTGAGTTAAAGCTATATCCCGGCGCGCGCAGTAAGAAGTGACCAAGCGTGGGATCGGGAACCACAGCTTCTAATCTTTCTGGAAGAACGACTCATAAACGCAACAATAACCCATTGGTGGAGCCCAAGGACGCTGGTCGGGCTGCGGGATGATAAACTCAACACCACGCGCTCGACATTCTCTCAACAGTGAAGACACACTCTTGAAAGTTGATTCGGTCGGCCGAACGTCATCCCAGACCTGTCCCTCCACCACCGATGGCCGAGCCAACTCCGGGGACAAATCACGGAGCTGTGCGATCGCTCCTTCAAGACCACTGCAAACGAATGGAGTCAATCGACAAATCTTTTCATTAGAAGCGCTCGAACGACCGCCGATATCTCTACCTGAGATCCCGTAACTCGCAACGGACTCGTTTCCTCCAATCTCCATCCTCACAGCAGCTCTCCCAACCTTCCCGCCGGATACGAGACCGTCGACCGACGAACAGACTCCGCTCCCACCACCTTGGGCGAAATCCTCAGCGCCAAGGATCCGATCGAAGCCTCGGATCTCAACGCCGATCGATGGCTTGGGATCACAAGGATGGTCCCTCTCGTCGATCTGAACCTCCCCATCTCTCTCGGACTCGGATGATTCCGATCGATCCGATACCATCGCCCACACACCGATCGATTTCGAGCTAGTGCGAACGCccgaagacaaaaaaaaaaaaaaaaaaatcgaagaaGGAGCAAGAAGGGGGCGATCGCCGCGAGGAGCCCTAGGgcgaaaaggaaagaaaaagaagaggagaaagagaaaggGAGGGGgaaagtgaagaaaaaaaagaaaaaaaaaacaagagctCCCCTATTTATAGTAAAAGACCTGCGCCCCGAGAGTGGATCAACCATTTTGTCCGACGGACAAATGAAGAAACCCGGTTTAGATCGGTTTACAGCGATTGGATATTTAAATTCAGACGTCGAACCGGAATCATCTCTCTCAATCCCAATGTGAAACCGGTTAGACCGTTCTTTGGTTGGGCGAATAGCGGATCGATCAACGCACGAAGGCAGCTCGTTCGAAAAGAAAACCAAAGACGACCGATCGAAGTTTAACAAGCGCCGCAACAACTATCGATCGGTCAGCACGCACCTCCGCACGACGAGAAGACCGATCGGTCACCGGGAACCAGATACGACGGCCGTTTTCTATGGGATGGGACTGATCGATCGCCCTGAACTCCGAACACCGATCTGGCGGATCGATCGACGCACGAAGGCAGCTCGTTCGAAAAGAAAACCAAAGACGACCGATCAAAGTTTAACAAGCGCCGCAACAACTATCGATCGGTCAGCACGCACCTCCGCACGACAAGAAGACCGATCGGTCACCGGGAACCAGATACGACGGCCGTTTTCTATGGGATGGGATCGATCGATCGACTCCAGCACACGACGTCCTGCCGCACGACCGACTGATCGATCGCCCTGAACTCCAAACGCCGATCGGCCACTCCTTTGTAAATGGTTAGTCACCGAAGTCAAAAGAACGAAACGCACTCTAAAAACGAACCAGCGTCGAACCTGTTATTCTCAGAACCAGAACCTTACTACCCATCGCGCGACATTTACCACATCTCACCAATGGAGTGGGGGGGGGGCTTACTGTTGGAGACGGATTTAACATCCCTCCACAAGGCCCATCGAACAACAGCTTTCGGCCCATCAACATCAAGACCCATCTTTTTGAGATTGTTCGATTGATTAAATCGATCGATTAGACCAGATGACCGATCGATCGGTTAGACTTACTGTGGCTCAATACGCCATCGTTGGTCGCGAAGCCCATCGAACATGGATTCAGGCCCAAAGTCTCTAGGGCGAACGAGTCCTAGGGCAAACGAAGTGCAGGGGAACGAGAACTATAAAAAGAGGTCGAAGGGGAAAGAGAAAGGGATCCGAAATA encodes:
- the LOC108835723 gene encoding uncharacterized protein LOC108835723 yields the protein MVGIVRIAVALMVMAAEIDVSMSVRIFEELTQPQPKPHGFLSMQMRTGVNVLTGHPGTKSWQRSYFYVRANGAAFEVPPTESSRVLWNPKIVAHPNIASPQDDFWNDLLKVMVLEEQEWASFDRQRVDRQRERIARADWSMDVPCLVGPGKRLKLPLMGKAPKACPSYGEILRAQLRGKSFGSTSVPEKKEAELQGSLVGVTTTVSTDPLVEGANDGQSTPSSSSAQCPFLRSRRFLIPAMIVLLVASAWPLLCGFLGVDVFKRIPHRSKKPRKSPEMN